A genomic segment from Candidatus Hydrogenedentota bacterium encodes:
- a CDS encoding general secretion pathway protein GspG, protein PDKKIIYFLRRLPSDPLFVELDVAGVSATPAADTWGKRSYESPWDSPKEGDDVFDVHSRSEAIGLNGIPYREW, encoded by the coding sequence CCGGATAAGAAGATTATTTATTTCCTGCGCCGCTTGCCCTCTGATCCACTGTTTGTCGAACTGGATGTCGCCGGTGTCTCGGCGACTCCGGCTGCGGATACTTGGGGGAAGCGCAGTTATGAGAGTCCCTGGGATAGTCCCAAGGAAGGCGACGATGTTTTTGATGTTCATTCACGTTCGGAAGCCATAGGCCTGAACGGCATTCCTTACCGGGAGTGGTGA